In Nocardioides faecalis, the following proteins share a genomic window:
- a CDS encoding sulfotransferase family protein: protein MTRDPRPDFLLVGAPKAGTSALHLALAAHPDVFVTTPKEPKFWLCEDAPPPHWRGPGDRHSQREWIWHREAYADLFRLAPPHAARGESTPFYLWHRGAQRRIAEALPDIRLIAVVRDPIDRAYSNWMHLWSDGLEPEADFETAFARQDERVAAGYAPFWRYRDLGLYGEQLADLLKLVDPSRVLVVRYRDIVDRPVETVDRACRFLGLREGAVPGIARENSRPYVAPGLRPRLVGPMVRAGAWAGQFAPPEVWRRLSTPVVARLQTTDAHRPSLSAEQRARLLPAFEADIRLLMELTGDDYSDWLSTRDRGSFAQRQAGGLSGGA from the coding sequence ATGACCCGGGACCCCCGCCCCGACTTCCTCCTCGTCGGCGCGCCCAAGGCCGGCACCAGTGCGCTGCACCTGGCGCTGGCCGCCCACCCGGACGTGTTCGTCACCACGCCCAAGGAGCCGAAGTTCTGGCTCTGCGAGGACGCACCGCCGCCGCACTGGCGCGGACCGGGCGACCGGCACTCGCAACGGGAGTGGATCTGGCACCGCGAGGCCTACGCCGACCTCTTCCGCCTCGCTCCCCCGCACGCGGCGCGCGGCGAGTCGACGCCCTTCTACCTGTGGCACCGCGGCGCGCAGCGCCGGATCGCCGAGGCGCTGCCCGACATCAGGCTGATCGCGGTGGTGCGCGACCCGATCGACCGCGCCTACAGCAACTGGATGCACCTGTGGTCCGACGGCCTCGAGCCCGAGGCGGACTTCGAGACCGCGTTCGCGCGCCAGGACGAGCGGGTCGCGGCCGGGTACGCCCCGTTCTGGCGCTACCGCGACCTCGGCCTGTACGGCGAGCAGCTGGCCGACCTGCTCAAGCTGGTCGATCCCTCCCGGGTGCTGGTCGTGCGCTACCGCGACATCGTCGACCGGCCCGTCGAGACCGTGGACCGGGCGTGCCGGTTCCTCGGCCTGCGCGAGGGCGCGGTGCCCGGCATCGCGCGGGAGAACTCCCGGCCCTACGTCGCTCCCGGGCTGCGCCCTCGTCTCGTCGGTCCGATGGTCCGGGCGGGAGCCTGGGCCGGGCAGTTCGCCCCGCCCGAGGTGTGGCGCCGGCTCAGCACGCCGGTCGTGGCGCGGCTGCAGACCACCGACGCCCACCGGCCCTCGCTGAGCGCCGAGCAGCGGGCGCGGCTGCTGCCGGCCTTCGAGGCCGACATCCGGCTGCTGATGGAGCTGACCGGGGACGACTACAGCGACTGGCTCTCCACGCGCGACCGCGGCTCGTTCGCGCAGCGGCAGGCGGGCGGGCTCAGCGGAGGAGCGTGA